Proteins encoded by one window of Flavobacterium sp. N502540:
- a CDS encoding glycoside hydrolase family protein, giving the protein MSKNVIHNFDILIQNSADINSAEHLTDVMIKELAKISKEMSQQKDIEQLWQEQKSQNPFVNNSNFSAEGGVNDTIAKTANNTALSVNNTPSVFGEARHTFDNVKGGAGTIPFGTTNVNTSIGEDVADTINSTMMSAVLSANTTSPIFGVEDDTLNLSKGLTSQIYSGVEAQQMLTIPEKLQTNGEPTLEAVKEAIRKKIEQANAANDRTAVEYWTKISKAFDENKGVSVQDFDGKPNHELFTEMYTALKRSNLVTATPNFNWEIVREKMIKAIDANILFGEISEGSKKRWKIIQQELQKDTTNVANLFEQYNELFLLLRQVEGLDDLPGTISITTKTKIYPNLSADRLYGKIGREAVYAFLKEISYEDVQGNAVKRGAVKIKNTTASSFIVGESLEFFLDETLIVQNGYKNEGINWIVYKGRKGKKDEETIFEDEGISFSYNFDTAGTYKIEAYGDEYGANNKKSKKSFAFVEVKIVAQELVILPPSTVKGRSVRPSAKEFIFKTALKYPKVKSLNPLKLYYQIETKINNKGTTISDEKELDSTGNISVLMPDLGTYKIKIISKDQYALTQEFEVSAIKNEVTSIGPIKGESNKNVFLLGGSNKTFTLEAKTFKIPPTDKEKQDVKWIVYDSKNNPYLTAGDIWYTEKGAPKRKHLHKWESFGISVPDKEGHYTVEAFMDAAKGVDAKATFKMEVQRPQVTEAYWAYSNGDKKETSGFSGEVNHVKAKIPGYENQKVRISFYLNGSKEASYYNETTTNESGEINKIITFDDIFQKRFGVQEGKTAKISFKLMGIQNDKLYAFKRNTDVNTTAVLKIATGAKIKDAYFQYDGKRVTAQDEIPLSYSGEYVTIVAKTQNMIGKEIVLTSHKAREKPNFRSKVKIDSEGNASATFKITRLKGTKVGEKLSYYVGIEGHSTLHLGYKGLNMVVGESMKKKEIIFPLLEKPTNNTGSKWGKNYNWTAADGHNQATFDSYRDYGARKHGGRDLYTEKNAEVIAIADGKVLETAYFYSQTNQVTVLHKLKDGRKFIARYGELNPKSIKVKKNDIVKQGDTIGQTGKLVGVTVITGQDIYMLHFEIFSTENGENLDSPLTNTLNGSPFKRRKDLIDSVDILMEGYKNAFNGKQKKGPQGNRMDIQKMRLSEKGKKFIKDWEQFSPHLYNDDAKERNCSIGYGHLVHKFPCNGSEPQEFKDGIDIKRATELFEQRVIQFENAVKRDIHVYLYQNEFDALVSLLYNTGQNFLNVGGLNDGVTKIKKKINLKDYEGGADEMGDVTNGGLEGLVVRRKAEIKMFKYNVYDSNH; this is encoded by the coding sequence ATGAGTAAAAACGTAATTCACAATTTCGATATTTTAATACAAAATAGTGCTGATATAAATAGTGCTGAACATTTAACCGATGTCATGATAAAAGAGCTGGCAAAAATTTCAAAAGAAATGAGTCAGCAAAAGGATATAGAACAATTATGGCAGGAGCAGAAGAGCCAAAATCCTTTTGTCAACAACTCTAATTTCTCAGCCGAAGGAGGCGTGAACGATACAATTGCTAAAACAGCAAATAACACAGCATTATCGGTAAACAATACTCCTTCGGTTTTCGGAGAAGCGAGACATACTTTTGATAATGTAAAAGGAGGGGCTGGAACTATTCCTTTTGGAACAACAAATGTTAATACTTCAATCGGAGAAGACGTTGCTGATACTATCAACAGCACAATGATGAGTGCTGTCCTATCAGCTAACACTACTTCTCCGATATTCGGAGTTGAAGATGATACTTTAAATTTAAGTAAAGGTTTAACAAGTCAGATTTATTCTGGTGTTGAGGCGCAGCAAATGCTGACGATACCGGAAAAACTACAAACAAATGGTGAACCCACTCTGGAAGCTGTTAAAGAAGCAATCAGAAAAAAAATAGAGCAGGCTAATGCTGCAAATGATAGAACAGCAGTAGAATATTGGACTAAAATTTCTAAGGCTTTTGATGAAAATAAAGGAGTGTCTGTTCAGGATTTTGACGGTAAACCAAATCATGAATTATTTACAGAAATGTACACCGCTCTAAAACGGTCAAATTTAGTAACAGCGACCCCAAATTTTAATTGGGAAATCGTTCGCGAAAAAATGATTAAAGCAATTGATGCCAATATATTGTTTGGGGAAATTTCCGAAGGAAGTAAAAAACGCTGGAAAATAATTCAACAAGAATTACAGAAAGACACCACCAATGTTGCTAATCTTTTCGAACAATATAATGAACTGTTTTTATTGCTAAGACAAGTAGAGGGACTGGATGACTTACCTGGTACAATTAGTATAACCACTAAAACCAAAATTTATCCTAATTTAAGTGCAGATAGACTTTATGGTAAGATTGGAAGAGAAGCTGTCTATGCATTCTTAAAAGAAATAAGTTATGAAGATGTTCAGGGAAATGCAGTAAAAAGAGGAGCGGTCAAAATAAAAAATACAACTGCTTCTTCCTTTATCGTAGGAGAAAGTTTGGAGTTTTTCCTTGACGAAACCCTGATCGTTCAAAATGGATATAAAAACGAAGGTATTAACTGGATTGTTTACAAGGGGAGAAAAGGCAAAAAAGACGAAGAAACTATTTTTGAAGATGAAGGGATATCCTTTAGTTATAATTTTGATACAGCAGGCACTTATAAAATTGAAGCCTATGGAGATGAGTACGGAGCCAACAATAAAAAAAGTAAAAAGTCATTCGCTTTTGTAGAAGTAAAAATAGTGGCTCAGGAGCTTGTAATTTTACCTCCTTCCACAGTTAAAGGAAGATCGGTAAGACCTTCAGCGAAAGAGTTTATATTTAAAACAGCTTTAAAATACCCGAAAGTAAAATCACTAAATCCATTAAAACTTTACTATCAAATAGAGACCAAAATTAATAATAAAGGAACCACAATTTCAGACGAAAAAGAACTGGATTCAACAGGAAACATTAGTGTATTGATGCCTGATTTGGGAACTTATAAGATTAAAATAATCAGTAAGGATCAATATGCATTGACGCAGGAGTTTGAAGTTTCAGCAATTAAAAATGAAGTGACCAGTATTGGTCCTATTAAAGGAGAATCAAACAAAAATGTCTTTTTATTGGGTGGTTCAAACAAGACTTTTACTTTAGAAGCAAAAACTTTTAAAATACCTCCTACAGATAAAGAAAAACAGGATGTAAAATGGATCGTTTATGATTCTAAAAATAATCCGTATTTGACGGCAGGAGATATCTGGTATACTGAAAAAGGCGCTCCAAAAAGAAAGCACCTTCATAAATGGGAATCTTTTGGGATATCTGTACCCGATAAAGAAGGGCACTACACAGTAGAAGCCTTTATGGACGCAGCAAAAGGTGTCGATGCTAAAGCTACTTTCAAAATGGAAGTACAGCGTCCGCAAGTAACTGAGGCGTATTGGGCTTATAGTAATGGTGACAAAAAAGAAACTTCCGGTTTTTCGGGAGAAGTAAACCATGTAAAAGCGAAGATTCCGGGCTATGAAAATCAGAAAGTAAGAATTAGTTTTTACTTAAACGGCAGTAAAGAGGCTTCTTATTATAATGAAACGACAACGAATGAAAGTGGTGAAATAAATAAGATTATAACTTTTGATGATATTTTTCAGAAACGTTTTGGGGTTCAGGAGGGTAAAACAGCCAAAATTAGTTTCAAGTTAATGGGAATACAAAATGATAAACTATACGCATTTAAGAGAAATACCGATGTTAACACCACTGCGGTTTTAAAGATTGCAACGGGTGCAAAAATAAAAGATGCTTATTTTCAATATGATGGAAAAAGAGTAACGGCACAGGATGAAATTCCTCTTAGTTATAGCGGTGAATATGTAACCATTGTCGCAAAAACGCAAAACATGATCGGTAAAGAGATTGTACTAACATCTCATAAAGCCAGGGAAAAACCAAATTTTAGAAGTAAAGTAAAAATAGATTCAGAAGGCAATGCATCTGCGACTTTTAAAATAACCCGTCTTAAAGGAACAAAAGTCGGCGAAAAATTGAGCTACTATGTTGGTATCGAGGGACATTCTACTTTGCATTTAGGTTATAAAGGATTGAATATGGTTGTGGGTGAGAGTATGAAAAAGAAAGAAATTATTTTTCCATTATTAGAAAAGCCTACAAATAATACTGGCTCAAAATGGGGTAAAAACTATAATTGGACTGCGGCTGATGGACATAATCAAGCAACCTTTGATTCTTATAGAGATTATGGAGCAAGAAAACATGGAGGGAGAGATTTGTACACTGAGAAAAATGCAGAAGTGATTGCTATTGCTGATGGGAAAGTTTTAGAAACGGCTTATTTTTATTCGCAAACAAATCAGGTCACAGTTTTACACAAATTAAAAGATGGCAGAAAGTTTATCGCAAGGTATGGTGAATTAAATCCTAAAAGTATAAAAGTAAAGAAAAATGATATTGTTAAACAGGGAGATACTATTGGGCAAACAGGAAAGCTCGTAGGAGTTACAGTAATCACTGGACAAGATATTTATATGTTGCATTTTGAAATTTTTTCGACGGAAAATGGGGAAAACTTAGATAGCCCACTTACAAATACATTAAATGGATCTCCTTTCAAACGTAGAAAGGATTTAATTGATTCGGTTGATATCTTAATGGAAGGATATAAAAATGCATTTAATGGTAAGCAAAAGAAAGGACCGCAAGGCAATAGAATGGATATACAAAAAATGAGGTTAAGTGAAAAAGGAAAAAAATTCATAAAAGACTGGGAACAGTTTAGTCCACATCTTTATAATGATGATGCAAAAGAACGCAATTGTTCAATTGGATATGGTCATTTAGTTCATAAATTTCCGTGTAATGGCTCTGAACCTCAGGAGTTCAAGGACGGTATTGATATAAAAAGAGCAACAGAATTATTCGAGCAAAGGGTAATACAGTTCGAGAACGCTGTAAAAAGAGATATTCATGTATATTTGTATCAAAATGAATTCGATGCATTAGTTAGTCTCTTATATAATACAGGTCAGAATTTTTTAAATGTAGGAGGTCTTAATGACGGAGTAACGAAGATAAAGAAAAAAATTAATTTAAAAGACTATGAGGGGGGAGCTGACGAAATGGGTGATGTAACAAATGGAGGACTAGAAGGATTAGTTGTTAGGAGAAAGGCCGAAATTAAAATGTTTAAATATAATGTATATGATTCAAATCACTAA
- a CDS encoding DUF6046 domain-containing protein, with protein MKFNFNVNEILDSKDTEYTGINYNESESKDFIIDKTGGEFNLRVFAPLIFEPLVKNDLNLPGLRIDAVTVNLNRSKVIRKEGIEGRDSTIKEHITNGDFSISIEGLIANESGDEYPKEKLFLLKQFLNAPYALRVTHAILNRFGIYELVIDSYSIPSISGTKNIQKFTASATSDETVELIIRDNA; from the coding sequence ATGAAATTCAATTTTAATGTAAACGAAATCTTAGACTCAAAAGATACTGAATATACGGGTATTAACTATAACGAATCGGAATCGAAAGATTTTATTATCGATAAAACCGGAGGCGAATTTAACCTTAGAGTCTTTGCTCCCTTAATTTTTGAACCTCTGGTAAAGAATGATCTCAATCTGCCTGGTTTACGTATAGATGCTGTAACCGTTAATTTAAATCGCTCAAAAGTTATTAGAAAAGAAGGAATAGAGGGCAGAGATTCCACCATTAAAGAACATATTACAAATGGTGATTTTAGTATTTCGATTGAAGGACTAATTGCCAACGAAAGTGGAGATGAATACCCGAAAGAAAAACTCTTTCTGTTGAAACAATTTCTAAATGCTCCCTATGCCCTGAGAGTAACTCATGCCATTCTGAACCGATTTGGTATTTACGAACTGGTTATAGACTCCTACTCTATTCCTTCTATTTCCGGAACAAAAAACATTCAAAAATTCACGGCCAGCGCCACATCAGACGAAACTGTAGAACTAATAATCAGAGACAATGCTTAA